A DNA window from Agarivorans sp. TSD2052 contains the following coding sequences:
- the aspT gene encoding aspartate-alanine antiporter, with the protein MSIAHQLIQSSPYIALFITLALGYLVGKITIGRFVLGGVAGTLLMGVLVGQLGVSIDPGVKSIFFALFIYAVGFQGGPQFFGALNRKTVNVLLSAVVMTTVGLLVVLGAAWMFDLDRGTAAGLAAGGLTQSAIIGTAGDAIGKLGGITEQAKNIMQTNVAVGYAVTYIFGSLGPILMVTWIIPTLMKWDIRKEALELAEKNNAGKAELAAGEFNAITALDSRAFSINESSTLLNQTIAQANDSLIDTAIELVQRDGQQLDADETLRVQQGDVVVVTGRRTAVKQQASQLGDEIEIPPSVELVEENRQLIATNSTLIGKTLGQIKQAAQKSLTRGVYVTSITRGGNSLDISADLVVEKHDIVQITGKAADLNRVANTIGQRLGSAYVTDFVLLGLGMAVGLLIGLIHFKIAGIPVTIGSGAGCLISGLMVGWLRSKNPKVAAFPLGASNFIRDFGLAVFVGIVGLQAGPQAIDAIREHGLTLLMLGAGVTLIPQIVGFFFSYYVLRVRNPIEALAAVAGGRSANPGFAALLEKAGNSTPVFAFTVTYAIANVLLTLWGPVIIGIITTNVAM; encoded by the coding sequence ATGAGCATCGCCCATCAGCTTATTCAAAGCTCTCCATATATTGCTTTATTCATCACTTTAGCCCTTGGCTACTTAGTGGGTAAAATTACCATCGGCCGTTTTGTGCTTGGTGGTGTAGCCGGTACTCTTCTTATGGGGGTATTGGTCGGTCAGCTAGGTGTTAGCATCGACCCTGGTGTGAAAAGTATCTTCTTCGCCTTGTTCATTTATGCTGTTGGTTTCCAAGGTGGGCCTCAGTTCTTCGGGGCACTTAACCGCAAAACGGTTAACGTATTACTGTCAGCCGTAGTGATGACCACTGTGGGTTTGTTAGTGGTGCTTGGCGCGGCTTGGATGTTCGACCTTGACCGTGGTACAGCGGCCGGTCTTGCAGCGGGTGGGTTAACACAGTCTGCGATTATTGGTACGGCTGGTGATGCCATTGGCAAGTTGGGCGGTATTACCGAACAAGCAAAAAACATCATGCAAACCAACGTAGCAGTGGGTTACGCGGTCACTTACATCTTTGGTTCTTTGGGCCCAATTTTAATGGTCACTTGGATTATCCCAACCCTAATGAAATGGGATATCCGTAAAGAAGCACTAGAGTTAGCTGAAAAGAATAACGCCGGTAAAGCGGAGTTGGCAGCCGGTGAATTTAACGCCATTACTGCCTTAGATTCTCGGGCCTTTAGCATCAACGAAAGCAGCACACTATTAAATCAAACCATTGCACAAGCCAATGACAGCTTAATAGATACGGCTATCGAGTTGGTACAGCGTGACGGTCAACAGTTAGACGCTGATGAAACCTTAAGGGTTCAACAAGGTGACGTTGTTGTCGTGACGGGGCGTCGCACAGCGGTGAAACAACAAGCTAGCCAGTTAGGTGATGAAATTGAAATCCCACCTTCAGTAGAATTGGTGGAAGAGAATCGTCAGCTTATCGCGACTAACTCGACACTGATTGGCAAAACGCTCGGTCAAATCAAGCAGGCCGCTCAAAAATCACTGACCCGTGGCGTGTATGTGACTAGCATCACCCGTGGCGGTAACAGTTTAGATATTAGCGCAGACTTAGTGGTTGAGAAACACGACATTGTTCAAATCACCGGTAAAGCCGCAGACTTAAACCGTGTGGCAAACACCATTGGTCAGCGTTTGGGCTCAGCTTATGTGACTGACTTTGTATTGCTCGGTCTTGGCATGGCGGTAGGTTTATTAATCGGCCTGATTCATTTTAAAATTGCAGGTATTCCGGTCACTATCGGCTCAGGCGCAGGCTGTTTAATCTCGGGTCTAATGGTGGGATGGTTACGTAGTAAAAACCCTAAAGTCGCGGCGTTCCCATTGGGTGCATCAAACTTCATACGTGACTTTGGCCTAGCAGTATTTGTTGGTATCGTAGGCTTACAAGCCGGTCCTCAAGCAATTGATGCTATCCGTGAGCACGGTTTAACATTGTTGATGTTGGGTGCAGGTGTTACCTTAATTCCACAAATCGTTGGCTTCTTCTTCTCTTACTATGTATTACGAGTAAGAAATCCGATTGAAGCCTTGGCAGCAGTGGCCGGTGGTCGAAGTGCAAACCCAGGCTTTGCAGCGCTACTAGAAAAAGCAGGTAACTCAACACCGGTATTTGCGTTCACTGTGACCTATGCCATCGCAAACGTATTACTGACGTTATGGGGCCCGGTGATTATTGGTATCATCACCACGAACGTAGCCATGTAA
- a CDS encoding BamA/TamA family outer membrane protein produces the protein MHKLTIFSALLVPLLTTLPSIASFKDPVDERFDLGHHLAENAHGFLPIPILITEPAVGYGGGAMGLFLHETETEKNKRKELAMNSLDGGAQLMPAAITLVGAAGTENGTWFAFAGHRHSWLNDSIRYTGGAGLGKANLDIYKDISIGSLFNQTLKIGTKTSGVFAMQQLQFRVADTPLMLGVKQIFGKSSVESDNVIIDKLLKLALGEGSMTSGLGLIAEYDTRNNLFFPTKGYTVNAEYMVYDEAIGSKWNYQNLAVDGQVFIPLANSWTLAFAGNYQYFHSNESFLSPTVRPYVDLRGVSSYRYQGDEVFTIQSQVMYAIDHRWTVSAFYGQGRTSDQDESKQKHKVDAYGAGFRYQIARRYGLYIGVDTAFSKEESAVYFNVGSGF, from the coding sequence ATGCACAAACTCACAATTTTTTCTGCTTTGTTGGTACCCTTATTAACAACACTACCTAGCATAGCTTCGTTCAAAGACCCGGTTGATGAACGCTTTGATTTGGGCCATCACCTCGCTGAAAACGCTCATGGCTTTTTGCCCATACCTATTTTGATCACTGAACCTGCGGTGGGGTATGGTGGTGGTGCGATGGGCTTATTTCTGCACGAAACCGAGACCGAAAAAAATAAGCGAAAAGAACTCGCTATGAATTCACTAGATGGTGGCGCACAGCTGATGCCTGCTGCCATTACTCTGGTGGGTGCAGCTGGTACTGAAAATGGCACTTGGTTTGCTTTTGCTGGCCATCGTCATTCCTGGCTAAACGATTCGATTCGTTATACCGGTGGAGCAGGCCTTGGCAAAGCAAATCTCGACATCTACAAAGATATATCAATCGGTTCTTTATTTAATCAAACCCTTAAAATTGGTACTAAAACTTCTGGTGTATTTGCCATGCAACAGTTGCAGTTTAGAGTGGCCGATACCCCGCTGATGCTAGGAGTAAAACAGATATTTGGCAAAAGCTCAGTTGAGTCTGATAACGTAATAATAGATAAGCTTTTAAAACTCGCGTTAGGGGAAGGCTCGATGACCTCGGGCTTAGGATTAATAGCTGAATATGATACGCGCAACAATTTATTTTTCCCTACTAAGGGTTACACCGTAAACGCAGAATACATGGTCTACGACGAAGCTATAGGCAGTAAATGGAACTATCAAAATTTAGCTGTAGACGGTCAAGTATTTATCCCTTTAGCTAACAGCTGGACCTTAGCGTTTGCAGGAAACTACCAATATTTTCATTCTAATGAGAGCTTTTTATCTCCCACCGTTCGCCCCTATGTTGACTTACGTGGCGTGTCATCTTACCGCTATCAAGGGGATGAAGTATTCACTATTCAGTCGCAAGTCATGTATGCCATAGACCACCGCTGGACAGTATCAGCCTTTTACGGCCAAGGCCGCACCTCTGATCAAGATGAGTCAAAGCAAAAACACAAAGTAGATGCCTATGGAGCTGGTTTTCGTTATCAAATAGCCCGTCGTTATGGCTTGTATATCGGCGTTGATACCGCATTTAGTAAAGAAGAGAGTGCTGTATATTTTAATGTAGGCAGTGGTTTTTAG
- a CDS encoding tetratricopeptide repeat protein has protein sequence MTKLIVFVLLSVVATLAYAEADKTVAASEAGGQTSSLSQQQITQLSYIAQDQNEPPQVRAQALQDLAKFPSQNALVAVVRGLKDSSSVIREAAINASEPYPLEHRWRMVSPLLNDDQQSVRVTAMINLVPDYMRISEEQRDQLKAPLAELIQYLEPLSDEDAQLLLADVYRWHNQWFEADKRYRFLLDSNSNNPDVWLGLADNYRAQSQDKQALEILDLAIANIPDTPSFHYSKALALVRLNDKASAADEIELAASLAEVNSYFWYLNGVLQEPFDIDKSVQSFEKAYLISGSPEQLYALCDIYVRHANAKSEACLDELAKVAPNHVINQLRAKA, from the coding sequence ATGACTAAACTTATAGTGTTTGTGCTGCTGTCTGTTGTTGCTACCTTAGCCTATGCTGAAGCCGATAAAACAGTGGCGGCGAGTGAAGCAGGAGGTCAAACGAGCAGCTTAAGCCAACAGCAAATAACGCAGTTATCTTATATCGCCCAAGACCAAAATGAACCACCACAAGTCCGAGCGCAAGCATTACAGGATTTAGCTAAATTCCCCAGTCAAAATGCCTTGGTGGCTGTGGTGAGAGGTTTAAAAGACAGCTCTTCTGTTATTAGAGAGGCTGCGATTAACGCATCTGAACCTTACCCCTTAGAGCATCGCTGGCGTATGGTCTCTCCCTTGCTAAACGATGACCAGCAATCAGTCAGAGTGACGGCAATGATCAACCTAGTACCTGACTATATGCGTATCAGTGAGGAGCAACGCGATCAATTAAAGGCTCCGTTAGCTGAGTTGATTCAATACTTGGAACCATTGTCAGATGAGGATGCTCAACTGTTGTTAGCCGATGTATATCGCTGGCACAATCAGTGGTTTGAAGCTGATAAACGCTATCGATTTTTACTAGACAGCAATTCGAATAACCCTGATGTATGGTTGGGTTTAGCCGACAACTATCGAGCTCAGAGCCAAGATAAACAGGCGCTTGAAATACTTGATTTGGCGATAGCGAACATACCTGACACACCATCGTTTCACTATTCGAAGGCTTTGGCTTTAGTAAGATTAAATGATAAAGCAAGTGCCGCAGATGAAATTGAATTAGCTGCCAGCCTGGCAGAGGTAAATAGCTACTTTTGGTATTTAAACGGCGTATTACAGGAACCGTTTGATATTGATAAGTCGGTACAGTCTTTTGAAAAAGCCTATTTGATATCCGGTTCTCCAGAGCAGCTTTACGCGCTATGTGACATTTATGTGCGACATGCCAATGCTAAATCTGAAGCTTGTTTAGACGAGCTTGCTAAAGTAGCGCCGAACCACGTCATCAACCAACTAAGGGCCAAGGCTTAA
- a CDS encoding anaerobic sulfatase maturase, translating into MQIMQGPQFNGKASKRLHVMAKPIGAACNIDCSYCYYLSKQDLLEYKKGCSPKMDDQTLETYIRQYIEGQNTPEIIFSWQGGEPTLLGLEYFQKIVALQNKYRPAGIQISNDLQTNGTLLNAPWCEFLSANNFLVGLSIDGPELLHNAYRTNRAGRGTFKQVMKAVELLHQHKVNFATLTCVNKLTSQNPLDVYRFLRDEVKSPQIQFIPIVEQKTFRTEAPQAPKTAQQLKQGDKRLFPGDKDSIMEPWCVSDLAWGNFLIAVFDEWVARDIGRVNVQYFEASVATWMGRPNPLCTLNELCGKGLAMEPNGDVFSCDHYVYPEYKIGNIHQQQLDSLAFSHKQQRFGFAKSRSLTSQCQQCDYKFACHGECPKNRFISTRNGEPGLNYLCAGWHKFFAHADKMLACLLRASGNPVKKGLYSDEKQQELSLHCLDNKSSNRLISTFETKY; encoded by the coding sequence ATGCAAATTATGCAAGGCCCTCAATTTAACGGTAAAGCATCAAAGCGACTTCATGTTATGGCAAAGCCAATTGGTGCCGCCTGTAATATCGATTGTAGTTATTGTTATTACCTAAGCAAACAGGACTTGCTGGAATATAAAAAAGGCTGCTCACCTAAAATGGATGACCAAACCTTAGAAACCTACATTCGTCAGTACATCGAAGGACAAAATACCCCTGAAATTATATTTTCTTGGCAAGGCGGAGAGCCAACACTACTGGGTCTAGAGTACTTTCAAAAAATTGTTGCCTTACAAAATAAATACCGTCCTGCGGGGATTCAAATTTCCAATGACTTGCAGACCAATGGCACATTGCTAAATGCCCCATGGTGTGAATTTCTGAGCGCTAATAATTTTTTGGTTGGCTTGAGCATCGATGGTCCAGAATTACTGCATAACGCCTATCGAACCAACAGGGCTGGACGCGGTACCTTTAAGCAAGTGATGAAGGCGGTTGAACTATTACATCAACATAAAGTTAACTTTGCGACCCTAACTTGTGTGAATAAGCTTACCAGTCAAAACCCATTAGACGTTTACCGTTTTCTGCGTGACGAGGTTAAATCACCGCAGATCCAGTTTATTCCTATTGTTGAACAAAAAACATTTCGTACCGAAGCGCCTCAGGCGCCAAAAACGGCTCAGCAGCTAAAACAAGGAGACAAGCGGCTTTTCCCCGGAGATAAAGATTCCATTATGGAGCCTTGGTGTGTCTCTGATTTGGCATGGGGGAATTTTTTAATTGCTGTGTTTGATGAATGGGTAGCAAGAGATATTGGCAGAGTTAATGTTCAGTACTTTGAAGCCAGTGTTGCTACGTGGATGGGGCGGCCTAATCCTCTTTGTACCCTCAATGAGTTGTGTGGCAAAGGCTTAGCAATGGAGCCGAATGGTGACGTATTTTCTTGTGATCACTATGTATACCCAGAATATAAAATAGGCAACATACATCAGCAACAATTAGACAGCTTGGCATTTAGCCACAAGCAACAACGGTTTGGTTTTGCTAAATCCCGAAGCTTAACATCTCAGTGCCAGCAATGTGATTACAAATTTGCCTGCCATGGTGAATGTCCTAAAAACCGTTTTATTAGCACGCGCAACGGTGAACCCGGTCTAAATTATCTGTGTGCAGGGTGGCACAAATTTTTTGCTCATGCAGATAAAATGTTGGCATGCCTGCTTCGCGCTAGCGGAAATCCAGTGAAAAAAGGTCTCTACAGCGATGAAAAACAACAAGAGTTAAGCCTTCATTGTTTAGACAATAAAAGCAGTAATAGATTGATTAGCACCTTTGAAACTAAATACTAA
- a CDS encoding formylglycine-generating enzyme family protein, producing the protein MTAFNNRYLKMIIALSLPVIISACATKPEHPIAASIEQDMVLVEGGQFIMGSDAKHASKAEQPAREVQVDSFYIAKFEVTQGLFESVMGSSMSYFQGDNMPVNNLSWQQANYFIERLNALTGETYRLPTEAEWEFAAMGGNYSQGYIYSGSNNIEDVAWYKDNSNNQARAVGLKAPNELGLYDMTGNVGEFVIDAFDDNYYRYGPNSNPNNAQESDINLSHKSVRGGSFSYSADQSENFRRDFASQSIIMSDMGLRLAKDH; encoded by the coding sequence ATGACAGCGTTCAACAACCGGTATTTAAAGATGATTATTGCACTAAGTTTGCCCGTAATAATCAGCGCTTGCGCAACAAAGCCTGAGCATCCCATCGCGGCATCCATTGAGCAAGATATGGTACTTGTGGAGGGAGGCCAATTTATAATGGGCTCAGATGCTAAGCACGCATCGAAAGCCGAACAACCCGCTAGAGAAGTCCAAGTAGATAGTTTTTACATCGCCAAGTTTGAGGTGACTCAAGGCTTATTTGAGTCAGTCATGGGATCTTCGATGAGCTATTTCCAAGGTGACAATATGCCGGTAAATAACCTCAGTTGGCAGCAAGCCAACTACTTTATAGAACGCTTAAATGCGTTAACCGGTGAAACCTACCGGCTGCCTACCGAAGCAGAGTGGGAATTTGCAGCTATGGGCGGTAATTATAGCCAAGGTTATATCTATAGTGGTTCGAATAATATTGAAGACGTTGCCTGGTATAAAGACAACTCAAACAACCAAGCCCGAGCGGTCGGTTTAAAAGCGCCAAATGAATTAGGTTTGTACGATATGACGGGCAATGTTGGTGAGTTTGTTATTGACGCCTTCGATGACAACTACTACCGATATGGACCCAACAGCAATCCTAATAACGCCCAAGAGAGCGATATAAATCTTAGCCATAAATCGGTTCGTGGTGGGAGCTTTTCTTATAGCGCGGATCAGTCTGAAAACTTCCGACGTGACTTTGCCAGCCAATCCATCATCATGTCTGATATGGGCTTACGCTTAGCCAAAGACCATTAA
- a CDS encoding LysR family transcriptional regulator → MKSIEFNLIPVFVAIYEEKNLTKAANRLSISQPAVSKSLSRLRDIYDEPLFHRNTSGVEPTTFAMDIYPAMLAAQKNFASTLVNSRSFEPKISDRIFSIACVSPAYYQLIPKLFQLINKAAPNISLEVHPLFTEDYESDLRLQRHDLIIDMMPRERTLLSFESVLSEDLVVVCSADHPRIGSSISIEQFLAEEHVVISRWHARRSLLGADDFGDLEQRRIVYRAPGALEMLPVIEGTELIGMLPESTIKDFANKYKLKGVPLPFDLPNIDLCMIWHPSRSNESAHQWLRAKLKTAAKQMQGER, encoded by the coding sequence ATGAAAAGTATCGAGTTTAATCTTATTCCTGTTTTTGTCGCCATTTATGAAGAGAAAAATCTCACTAAAGCGGCAAATAGGTTGAGCATCAGCCAGCCAGCGGTGAGTAAATCTTTATCTAGGCTACGGGATATCTACGATGAACCCTTATTTCATCGTAATACCTCTGGCGTAGAACCCACCACCTTTGCGATGGATATTTATCCAGCCATGTTAGCGGCGCAGAAAAATTTTGCATCCACATTGGTAAACTCAAGAAGTTTTGAACCTAAAATCTCTGACCGAATATTTTCTATTGCTTGCGTGTCACCGGCTTACTATCAATTAATCCCCAAGCTGTTCCAATTGATCAACAAAGCAGCACCTAATATTTCGCTTGAGGTTCATCCACTGTTTACAGAGGACTACGAGTCAGATTTACGTTTACAACGGCACGATTTAATTATTGATATGATGCCAAGAGAGAGAACACTACTCAGTTTTGAGTCCGTTTTGTCGGAAGATTTGGTGGTGGTGTGTAGCGCCGACCACCCAAGAATCGGTAGCAGTATTAGCATTGAGCAGTTTCTTGCTGAAGAGCATGTGGTTATATCGCGGTGGCATGCTCGTCGCAGTCTATTAGGGGCTGATGATTTTGGTGATTTAGAGCAACGTCGAATCGTATATCGAGCACCTGGTGCACTCGAAATGCTCCCTGTTATTGAAGGCACCGAGCTAATTGGTATGTTGCCTGAATCAACCATTAAAGACTTCGCCAATAAATATAAGCTTAAGGGCGTTCCATTGCCTTTCGACTTACCCAATATTGATCTTTGTATGATATGGCACCCAAGCCGCAGTAACGAGAGCGCCCACCAATGGTTAAGAGCAAAATTGAAAACCGCGGCAAAACAGATGCAAGGTGAGCGATAG
- a CDS encoding BatD family protein — protein sequence MVYKRQLRCLISVFLILASFFGGSVSIAKDAGDSASKQVVLQAWLGDQEANNQVFAVNQQVVLTIDVATPRWFTRGTKISDIEIANTIVKQRNPMATNYTERIDGQTWSRQRWEVTLYPQVSGSYKIDPVAIQVQYSMPDNKSKSATLYTKPLFFNVKMPSGLITDDHTWLSASAVNLSQDWDMSSNTLKVGDVITRTIAVDAVDTLSILIPELLPTTANKAYQTYTSPIRLHDSHERGHYQSSRVEQHTYVLQQGGELDFPSYTVLWWNSDAQQLETIIIEGHSVTVGHTIKSFLLSYWLELTVFLVVVGISILVSFYLQRYFQRHGYPESVRLALALRQKRWSLARLVIYRQLRRQKGVVELSRFNQERNWVTQSEQIQKGSNSRTLHWLVWRGVSQTISSKTLRLPRALKWLKDKSSASK from the coding sequence ATGGTCTATAAGCGGCAATTACGGTGTCTTATTAGTGTATTTCTTATCCTAGCGTCTTTTTTTGGGGGGAGTGTCTCTATTGCGAAGGACGCAGGGGATAGCGCGAGTAAGCAAGTAGTGTTGCAAGCGTGGCTGGGGGATCAAGAGGCAAATAATCAAGTCTTTGCGGTTAATCAACAAGTCGTGCTTACTATTGATGTGGCTACGCCACGTTGGTTTACTAGAGGGACCAAAATTAGCGATATTGAAATAGCCAATACGATTGTTAAACAAAGAAATCCTATGGCGACCAATTATACCGAGCGTATCGATGGCCAAACATGGTCTCGGCAACGCTGGGAGGTCACGCTCTATCCTCAAGTGTCAGGAAGCTACAAGATTGATCCGGTGGCTATTCAGGTTCAATACTCTATGCCTGACAATAAATCAAAGTCAGCAACTTTGTATACTAAACCGTTATTTTTTAATGTGAAAATGCCAAGTGGTTTGATTACAGATGATCACACATGGCTCTCGGCAAGCGCAGTGAACTTGAGCCAAGATTGGGATATGTCGAGCAATACTCTTAAAGTCGGGGATGTAATAACTCGAACCATCGCCGTTGATGCGGTGGATACACTGTCGATTTTAATACCAGAGTTACTGCCAACCACTGCGAATAAAGCCTATCAAACCTATACCTCACCGATACGTTTACATGACTCTCATGAGCGTGGCCATTACCAATCGTCGAGAGTAGAGCAACATACATATGTTCTTCAGCAGGGGGGCGAGCTTGATTTCCCATCTTACACCGTGTTGTGGTGGAACAGTGATGCTCAACAGCTAGAAACCATTATTATCGAAGGGCATAGCGTTACAGTTGGCCACACCATTAAGTCTTTTCTATTGAGTTATTGGCTAGAATTAACGGTTTTTCTGGTGGTTGTAGGGATTTCCATTCTGGTTTCTTTTTACTTACAACGATACTTTCAACGTCATGGGTATCCGGAGAGCGTAAGGCTAGCGTTAGCGTTGAGACAAAAACGTTGGTCACTGGCAAGATTGGTTATCTATAGACAGTTGCGTAGACAAAAAGGTGTTGTTGAGTTATCCCGCTTTAACCAAGAACGCAACTGGGTAACACAGAGTGAACAGATTCAAAAAGGCAGTAACAGCAGAACCTTACATTGGCTGGTTTGGCGTGGTGTTAGCCAGACTATCAGCAGTAAAACACTGCGATTACCCCGCGCACTGAAATGGCTTAAAGATAAAAGTTCTGCTTCTAAATAG
- a CDS encoding vWA domain-containing protein: MFDFSILSQALSQFHFLRPHWLFALLPMAVVFFVQWRMATKHQSNTFLPEHLKKALTINQRGWKNLLPLKVLAIGFSVLIIICAGPTWQRLVSPFSEDKASLLVVLDVSESMLQQDIAPNRLERAKHKIQDLMELRQGGRSGLIVYAGSAHWAMPATQDKQVFAPFLSAISLDIMPVRGKSAEQALSLIDEQFKGQQGNTVLLMTDGATPKTIDHYQRYFKDSPNQLLVLAVGNRDIISQSPLDISSLTKLAQLSKGRLIEASIDDTDVRQLNRLINSHMTLNGESAMPWKDMGYYLLFPVALLLLLWFRKGWLVQWCFVALVLIPGAFPLSAMANDVNFTRDDNNQALVQDISPAPLGETITLSSKVTQWWLNLWLTPNQQGQRLLNRQQYLPAAKHYSDPLRKGVAYYYAAEYSLAHSEFLKLDSDLGYFYAASSLARQREYIAARHLLTMLLESSSLSHDLSEQVRHNLNVINGIVEEINRLSKSQTGTTESMEESFELDDNPQTADGAEETTIAELMVKETLNANEILGSEELANKWLKRVESDPKLFLHAKFHIQYRDQNKDGDTNGL, translated from the coding sequence ATGTTTGATTTTTCTATATTGTCGCAAGCACTGTCACAATTTCATTTCTTACGACCTCATTGGTTGTTTGCGCTGCTTCCTATGGCAGTCGTGTTTTTTGTGCAATGGAGAATGGCCACCAAGCACCAAAGTAACACCTTTTTGCCTGAGCATTTAAAAAAAGCGTTAACCATAAATCAACGCGGCTGGAAAAACCTACTACCGCTTAAGGTATTGGCCATTGGTTTTAGTGTACTTATCATCATTTGTGCGGGCCCAACTTGGCAACGCTTGGTTTCACCTTTCAGTGAAGATAAGGCAAGCCTGTTGGTGGTGTTGGATGTGAGTGAAAGTATGCTGCAACAAGATATTGCGCCAAACCGCTTAGAGCGCGCAAAACACAAAATTCAAGACTTAATGGAATTACGCCAAGGCGGCAGAAGCGGGCTGATAGTGTATGCCGGTTCGGCGCATTGGGCGATGCCAGCGACCCAAGATAAGCAGGTGTTTGCGCCATTTTTATCGGCTATCAGCCTCGACATTATGCCAGTAAGGGGCAAATCTGCCGAGCAAGCTTTGTCGCTTATCGATGAGCAGTTCAAGGGCCAGCAGGGTAACACGGTACTATTGATGACCGATGGCGCGACACCGAAAACAATTGACCATTATCAACGCTATTTTAAGGATAGCCCCAACCAATTGTTGGTACTCGCGGTGGGTAACCGAGACATCATCAGCCAAAGCCCCTTAGATATTAGTTCTTTAACAAAGTTAGCCCAACTGTCAAAGGGGCGCTTAATTGAAGCAAGCATCGATGACACTGATGTGCGGCAATTAAACCGTTTAATCAACAGTCATATGACCTTAAATGGTGAATCAGCCATGCCCTGGAAAGACATGGGATACTACTTACTGTTTCCTGTAGCCTTGTTATTGTTACTGTGGTTTCGTAAAGGCTGGTTGGTCCAATGGTGTTTTGTCGCGCTTGTTTTGATCCCCGGTGCGTTTCCCCTAAGTGCCATGGCTAATGATGTGAATTTTACACGTGATGATAACAACCAAGCTTTGGTTCAAGACATATCTCCTGCACCGTTAGGCGAAACCATCACTTTAAGCAGCAAAGTGACTCAGTGGTGGCTAAATTTATGGCTCACGCCAAATCAACAGGGACAGCGGCTACTTAATCGACAGCAGTATTTACCTGCCGCCAAACACTATTCTGATCCTTTGCGTAAGGGCGTTGCTTACTATTACGCCGCAGAGTATAGCTTGGCACACAGTGAGTTTCTTAAATTGGACAGTGACTTAGGCTACTTTTACGCCGCTAGCTCATTGGCTCGTCAACGTGAATATATAGCAGCAAGGCACTTACTGACAATGCTGCTTGAGTCATCGAGTCTTAGTCATGACTTGAGCGAACAAGTGCGTCACAATCTAAATGTTATTAATGGAATAGTTGAAGAAATTAACCGTTTAAGCAAAAGCCAAACAGGAACGACCGAAAGTATGGAGGAATCCTTTGAACTGGATGACAACCCGCAAACGGCTGATGGCGCCGAAGAGACAACAATCGCTGAGTTGATGGTTAAAGAAACATTGAATGCAAATGAAATTTTGGGTAGCGAAGAACTCGCAAACAAATGGCTGAAACGTGTAGAAAGTGATCCCAAATTGTTCTTACATGCAAAATTCCACATTCAATACCGTGATCAAAATAAGGATGGAGATACCAATGGTCTATAA